From Leptospira brenneri:
CTTCACCGAGAGATACTCTCTTGGTTGCATTGGCTAAATTAATAATGGGACGAGAGACTCGTCTTGCAAACAAAAAGGAAAATAGGATGGCAACGAGAAACATCGCAAAGGAAAAAAAAGCAATTGTTATGCGAACACTATACGGAATTTTTTCCTTCCAAAGACTCACCTTTTCATAAGTGGAAGTAGCATTCACAATGTTCAGAACATCTGATTCCATACCCTTGTGAATTCTTTGGCCCACAAACACTTCCACAGTATCGTTTAAATAAAACTTACAAAGAATATAGGATTTGTCATTTAGATACAAACGAGAAAGAAAAATTCCAGGGCGTTTTGATTCCCAAAAGTCAAGATCCTTAATGTATCGATAGATTCCTTTTGATTCAAAACTCGGGGTTCCTGAGGTAACAAAACCTAAGTAATATTCGTTTTTTTCAAAAAGTCCGTTTTCTACTCCTTTTTGAAAGACTGTATATCCATCTGGTTTTGATCCCGACAATCGAGATCTTAAAATACCTACTTTTTCGACAAACTCAGTCTCAATTTCCTTTTCTTCATTTTCGATGATAAGACTTGCAGACCTAAGTGCATTCGAAATATCCACACGGTAAAAACCTTCAATCAGTCTTCCCGTTAAATTGGAGGATAAAATGAAAATGGGTAAGGAAGGAATTAAGGCAACAAACAAAAAAGCAAGTGTTAGGCGATACCGAATGGAACTACGGATTTTTCCCGTTTCTCTGTTCCGCCTGTTCCGATATACATAACTTAAAATAAGGGATAAAATAAAAAAAGGAATCAGAATGAATACATAAGTATCCAACTTAGAGAAAAAGGAGATGTCTTCTTCTTGTCTAAAAAAAACTAATTCGGAGAAACCAATCGAAATGCCTATTGTTAGAAAAAAGATAAAGATATCACGTAAATAATATCTGCTTTCATCGGAAAGCCTTGGAATGGCTTTTAAAAACTTAATTGGTAGCCGTTTCAAAATTTCGCCCTACCAAATCTTCTAAAGCAGAAAGAGCCTCCTCTTCCCTTTTCCCATCCGCCTTTACCGAAAAAATCGTTCCTGGTCCAAGTGCGAGCATCATAAGACCCATAATGGATTTTCCGTTGACTTCGATATCGTCTTTGATGACAAATATTTCACAGGGGAAACTAGCGGCCATCTTTACAAACAGCGAGGCTGGCCTTGCATGTAAACCTGTACTATCTTCTCTAATCTTTAACTGGATTTGTTTCAATGGAGTTCTGTTGAATATACGTATTTAGTTTATTTGAAAATTCTTTTGCACTATTTTTTCCCATCTTACGCAGCCGTTGGTTCATCGCAGCTGTTTCCACAATGATAGGAATATTTCTTCCCGGTTTGACAGGAATTTCGATATATGGAACTGATACTCCGAGGATTTCTTCCATACTTTGTTCAATTCCGGTTCTTTCATATTCACCAGAAGTTTGTTCTTCCCATTCTTTTAAGTTAATGATCAGTTCAATGAGCTTATGATCTCTTACTGATCCAACACCAAACAGATCTTTGATGTTTAAAATACCAAGCCCACGAATTTCCATATGATGACGGAGTAAATCGGAACAAGAGCCAATCAAATAACTTTCACTCAAACGACGGATTTCTACCATATCATCCGCCACAAGTCTGTGTCCCCTTTCAATGAGTTCAAGTGCGGTTTCACTTTTACCAACACCGGAACGTCCAGTTAATAAGGTTCCAATCCCAAATACTTCAATGAGTACTCCATGACGCATGGTGCGGGGAGCAAGAGCTCTATCTAAAATTTGAGAAATGAGAGTGATAAATCTATGTGTTGCAATTTCCGTTTTAAAAAGAGGAATGCCTTTTTGTTTTGCTCTTTCCACAAAGGGAATTTGGGGTTCGTTCCCATGTGTGTAAATGATACAGTTTAAATGAAATTCAAAAAACTTTTCAGTGATTTCACTTAGTTTTTCTTTGGAAAGTGAATTAAGATATGCCCATTCCCCTTTTCCTAAAATTTGAATCCGATCATTTGCAAAAAAATCAAAAAAACCTGTAAGCGAAAGTCCCGGACGGTTGATTTCAGCATTATTGATTCGATTCGAAAGTCCGGCTTCCCCAGTGACCAACTTTAATTGTAAATCTTCATGATCTCTTAAAATAGCATCCACTGTAATCCCAGGAACTGGCATTGGTTTACCCCTTTAAAGAACTAATCCTCTTCCTTTCGTTAGAAGGAAGGATTCTTAAGACCTTTCTGTATTTTGCGACAGTACGACGGGCAATTTCAATTCCTTTTTTCTCCATCAGTTCAACGATATCCTGATCAGAAAGAGGATTGTTTTCATCTTCATCCTTTACCAAGTTTCGAATGATTTCATGGATCTTTTTGGAACTTTCTTTCCCTCCCTCGGCAGATTTAACCCCAGAAGAAAAAAACCATTTGAGCTCAAAAAGACCCCAAGTAGTTTGAATGTATTTATTTGTTGTTATGCGAGAAATAGTTGACTCGTGTAAATTTAATTTTTCAGCAACTTCTTTTAAAGTCAATGGTTTGATAAAACCAATTCCTCCTCGAAAAAAATCCACTTGAAAATCGATGATACAACTGACAACACGTTGCAAAGTTTGTCTTCTCTGTTGGATGGAGCGAATGAGCCACTGGGCAGAACTATACTTGGTTTGGAAATATTCCTTTTCTTTGGGCGGAAGTTTTTGGTTTAAAAGTTCGCGGTATTCTTCTTGGATAGAAAGTTTAGGTAACCATTCATCATTGATAAAAATATTAAATTCATTACCGATCTCTTTTACAACAACATCAGCAACTACGTAATCGACCTTTCTGCCTTGGTAGGTTGTGGCAGGATAAGGTTCTAATTTTTTGATCAGCCTTGCTAAACTAAGAATTTCCTCTTCTGTGATTTTTAGATTTTTAGCAATTTTTTTATAATCTACCTTTTCTAAGTCAGACAAAAACTCTCCAATCAGTTGGTGTAGAAGAGTATTCTCGGGAAAAAGAATTTTCCCCTGAATGAGAAGAGTTTCCTGCATATCCTTTGCCCCAATCCCGATGGGATCAAGTTCATTGACTACTTGCAAAACTCGTCTCACTTTTGATTCCTGATAACCCATCTCTTTGGATACGATCGCCAAATCATCGGTTATAAAACCCTTTTCATCAATCATACTGATCAGGACTTCACCAATTTCAAATTCCAATTTAGTTAATTTAATGAGTCGGAGCTGATTTAACAAATGTTCTTCGAGGGTTTCTCCGCGAGTAGAGGATTCAATATATTTTTGATTTCTGTCACTAGCTTCCGTATCATAAGAGCGAGGTCCTTCTAAAGAATAAGAATCCTGCCAATTGACATCAGTACTTTTTTCATGATTTAATTTTTCTAATCGTTTGACTTCATCGATAGAAAACAATTCAGGCATTTTAGTTTTTTCATCAGCC
This genomic window contains:
- a CDS encoding LIC_11548 family sensor histidine kinase; translated protein: MKRLPIKFLKAIPRLSDESRYYLRDIFIFFLTIGISIGFSELVFFRQEEDISFFSKLDTYVFILIPFFILSLILSYVYRNRRNRETGKIRSSIRYRLTLAFLFVALIPSLPIFILSSNLTGRLIEGFYRVDISNALRSASLIIENEEKEIETEFVEKVGILRSRLSGSKPDGYTVFQKGVENGLFEKNEYYLGFVTSGTPSFESKGIYRYIKDLDFWESKRPGIFLSRLYLNDKSYILCKFYLNDTVEVFVGQRIHKGMESDVLNIVNATSTYEKVSLWKEKIPYSVRITIAFFSFAMFLVAILFSFLFARRVSRPIINLANATKRVSLGEANIRLEKTEEGEMGILIDSFNQMVSDLDAKSEELMHSQRIAAWKEVAQRMAHEIKNPLTPIQLSAQRIQRKFQNPKSENLESVIFDATETIIGQVRVLEHLVKEFSEFARMPVPVLINQKLNPILEEAVALFRDTTDIEFELKLAENLPEVFLDKRLFLGVINNLIKNAVEAIQSVENPKEELDILSLKRKKIRIMSKLQKKALRKSIVIEIDDSGPGLKEDWKEKIFEPYFSTKENHGSGVGLAIVQKTIIDHHGHIIVENSKLGGCKFRIELPLDNH
- a CDS encoding HPr family phosphocarrier protein, producing the protein MKQIQLKIREDSTGLHARPASLFVKMAASFPCEIFVIKDDIEVNGKSIMGLMMLALGPGTIFSVKADGKREEEALSALEDLVGRNFETATN
- the hprK gene encoding HPr(Ser) kinase/phosphatase, with the translated sequence MPVPGITVDAILRDHEDLQLKLVTGEAGLSNRINNAEINRPGLSLTGFFDFFANDRIQILGKGEWAYLNSLSKEKLSEITEKFFEFHLNCIIYTHGNEPQIPFVERAKQKGIPLFKTEIATHRFITLISQILDRALAPRTMRHGVLIEVFGIGTLLTGRSGVGKSETALELIERGHRLVADDMVEIRRLSESYLIGSCSDLLRHHMEIRGLGILNIKDLFGVGSVRDHKLIELIINLKEWEEQTSGEYERTGIEQSMEEILGVSVPYIEIPVKPGRNIPIIVETAAMNQRLRKMGKNSAKEFSNKLNTYIQQNSIETNPVKD
- the rpoN gene encoding RNA polymerase factor sigma-54, giving the protein MKLGASLTQRQTQKLVMTQDLRQSIELLSLSTLELSDKIQNELLENPLLDEVGADEKTKMPELFSIDEVKRLEKLNHEKSTDVNWQDSYSLEGPRSYDTEASDRNQKYIESSTRGETLEEHLLNQLRLIKLTKLEFEIGEVLISMIDEKGFITDDLAIVSKEMGYQESKVRRVLQVVNELDPIGIGAKDMQETLLIQGKILFPENTLLHQLIGEFLSDLEKVDYKKIAKNLKITEEEILSLARLIKKLEPYPATTYQGRKVDYVVADVVVKEIGNEFNIFINDEWLPKLSIQEEYRELLNQKLPPKEKEYFQTKYSSAQWLIRSIQQRRQTLQRVVSCIIDFQVDFFRGGIGFIKPLTLKEVAEKLNLHESTISRITTNKYIQTTWGLFELKWFFSSGVKSAEGGKESSKKIHEIIRNLVKDEDENNPLSDQDIVELMEKKGIEIARRTVAKYRKVLRILPSNERKRISSLKG